The genomic segment TGTTTTTGATTTTATGGAGCTGCATTTTTTGAATGCCGTAGGAGACAAATCAAATCCGTATGCTGTTTATATGGACAAAAACATTGATTACCTAAACAGAATTCTCACCGATTGCGAAGAAGATTACCGTTCTCAACTGAGAAGAGGCGGAATAGTCCAATTGCTTAAAAGAGAAGAGAGCATAAACCCCATAAGGAGAGGTTTTAAAGTTTGACTCTCACCCTTAAAGATGTCTGCAAGAGTTATAAATCCGTGAAAGCCGTTGACGGTATTTCGTTTATGGTGAAACCCGGTGAACTCATGGGCCTTTTAGGTCCAAACGGCGCAGGAAAATCTACTACTATAAGGATGATAATGAACATAATCGCCCCTGACTCCGGGGAAATTCTTTTTGACGAAAAAAAAATCTCGAACAATGATTTTGACAGAATAGGCTATCTTCCAGAGGAGAGGGGAATCTATAAAAAATTCAAGGTCTCTGCTGTTTTGAAGTATTTTGCTTCCCTCAAAGGCAAAGAAGGCAAGGATACAGAAAAGAGAATAGACCAATGGCTCGAAAGGTTTGATCTCGCCGATTGGAAAGAAAAAAAGGTAGAAGAACTGTCCAAGGGCATGAGCCAAAAAGTCCAGTTTATAGCCGCTGTCCTCCACGACCCTGAGATACTCTTTTTGGACGAACCTTTTGCCGGACTTGACCCTGTCAGCTCCGAGGTAATTAAAGACACTGTTCGGGATTTATCCAAGGAGGGAAAAACGATAATATTTTCGACCCACATCATGGAACAGGCTGAGAAAATATGCGATTCAATCTTTCTCATAGACAAAGGCGTTGAAGTTGTCAAAGGTCCTCTGGATAAGGTTAAGGAAAATTTGGGAAAGAATTCAGTGACGATGGAATTTGAAGGGGATATAAGTTTTTTGGAAAGCACGGGAATCGTCGCTGACATCATTTCCTATCCGAGATGGGTTGAGATTGAGATTGCGCAGGGAAAGACGCCCGACGATCTTCTCAAAGCGGTCGCCGGGAGAATATCGGTTAAAAGGTTTGAAATCTCAAGGCCGTCCCTCCAGAAAATTTTCATTGACCTCGTCGGCGGAAAAAAGGCGGGAAAATGAGAAAATTTTTCTGCGTTCTCAAGCAGGAATTCAAGACAGTCGCCATGAACAAGAGCTTTATCGTCTTCACTCTTCTCGGACCCGTCTTCATGATAGGAATCACGGTTTTCCCCATGCTCTTGATGAAGGGAACCCAGGCGAAGAAAGTGACTGTATATGTCGTCACAGAAGACAAAAACCTCGCCGCGGCGATGGAGATCAGGCTTAAAAATTCAGGAATCGACATCGTCAAAAACAACGACAGCAGGGAAGTCCTCGACTCTTTGGTTGGGAAAGGCGTTATATACGGCTACATAATAGTCCCCGAGAGCATACTGACTCAAGACACGTTCGAATTTGTGACAAAGGACATGGCTGACTATACAGTTGTCGCTTCCATAGAAGGAGTTCTTGGAAATTACATCATAACCCAGAGGATGATAGGAGAGGGAATCGACCCTTCAAAAATTGACGCTCTGACTTCGCCGCCGGTCATAAGCGCCGTAAAGCTGACCAAAGAGGGTGAGAAGGTGAAACAAGACTTTATGGCATCCTTTTTCACGGCGATTACTTTCACAATGCTTCTTTACATGACAATATTGATATACGGGCAGTCCATAGGAAGGTCTGTCATTAACGAGAAAAAAACAAAAACCGTCGAAATAATTCTCTCCTCGGTCAAACCTTTCACTCTGATGTTAGGGAAAATATCAGGCCAGGCCGCGGCAAGCCTTCTTCAATACGGATTCTGGCTTTCATTGAGTTTTTTCTCTCTTAAAATTATAGGGAGCAGATTTCAGAACCTCAACGTGCCTGTTCTGCCGCACGGCATTTACGGCTATCTCATATCCTTTTACATCCTCGGTTTCCTGATGTATTCGGCTGTCTACGCCGCTCTCGGAGCGGCTTCTGAGGACGAGAACAACCTTCAACAGCTCGCGATGCCGGTCATATTTCTGCTCATACTTCCGATGATAAGCGTGTCGGCGATAATAATGAATCCGAATTCCGCCTTTGCCGTCTTTTTCTCGCTATTCCCCTTCACGGCGCCAATGGTCATGTTTCTCAGGGCGACGATATCCTCCCCTCCTCTCTACCAGATCATAATAGCTTACGGTCTGATTGTTCTGACAATTTTCCTCCTGTTTTTCATTGCCGCTAAAATATTCAGAATCGGAATCCTGATGACCGGTAAAAAATTCAGCTTCAAAGACATAATGGTTTGGTTGAGATCGTGAAAATGAAAATAAACTATTCTTTATAAAATTTAACCAGTAAATTTTGTGATTAGTTCAGATCTCTTATTTGAAATAGCAAATAAGATTAATCATTACTGATTCCATGCTTCGTGCAGGAGACAATTTATTTTCTCTGGTCTCATGGTGTACATTTTCTTTATCATAAAATACACAAAAATTTGCATGGTATCAAAACAACTCTTCGAGGACGAGTTCTATGTCGAGAATCTCATCCCCTCTTTTCAGTTTCAGCTGGATTTTTGTCCCCTCGTCGGATCTGAATATTTCACGTATTTCAGTCAATGTCTCAAAATCATTTATGTCTTTACCGTCAATGGATAGAATTAAATCGCCTTTTTCAAGACCTGCTCTGTCGGAGGGGGTTCCTGGCGAGATAAAAAACACCTCGACTCCTTCTTCGGTGTCCCATAACCCCATACCGCTTTTGTCTCTCGGGAAATCCCTGCTGAAATCATCGCCCTTTTCAAGTATGATTTGCTGTTTTTGGTAGTCGAGATACAGGATAAAATGCTTTAACACGCTGTTGCCGAGGTTTCCGGCGTAACGCTTGTCGGCGAAAGCGCCGATGCCCTCCTCTTCCGGTATGGATATGACGAGGTCCTCTACGACGAAATCCTCTATCCTGACAAAATCAAAAAGCGCTCTTCTGTCGGATATTTCTCCGTCTGCTCCGAAAGAGATGGACTCTATCCCTTTTATATCAAGGAGGTCGTTTTCTTCGGCGAAGTGATGATGAAACGACAATCCTGTCGCGCCTATGTCGAGCCGCCACATACCCTGGTATTTGTCTTCCACGCTCATCGGCACTGTGAACATGTTGCTTTCAAGAGGCGAATCTATTATTGTCCCATCTCCTTTGTATTCAAAACTTTCGGGGAGATAAAAAGAAATCCTTTCGTTGGCGTAGTCTATTTTGGTGACGAACCTTGACAGAAAATCATACCCAAGAATACCGTTGACCTTCATTCTTGAGAGTTTTTTCATAAAATCCTGAATCTCGATCGCGACGACCCTCTGTTCTTTGAACTCCAGGCCTTCTAAACTGAAGGGTGGCAGAGTGGCAAAGGTGACATCCACCGTGCCACCGACACCCTGTCCTGTGAGTGTGCCCTCAAGTTCAAGGCCGAGTTCTTGTGCGTATTCAAGGCTTATGACTGATGCCGAAGCCCCGCAGTCTAAAATCCAAAGACCTTTTTCCCCTTCAATATCCACTTCGATATAGATGTGGTCTTCAACAAAATCAAATGGTATGTCTTCAGAGAATTTGCCGTTTGCGAAAACGAAATCCGGTGTGCCTTCTTCTGGCATGATGAAAATTTCATCTTCAATAAAAGGATTTATGTCGTATCTGGTTATTTCTATTATCTGTTTCTGTTTCAGCGGCATAATTTCAATTTCCTGTCGGAAAGAACAGAAAATTCCGTCTATTTCCCTGTAATCGGAAAATATGGTGTGAGTCTCGTAGGGATGCTTAAAATCGATTTTTTTTACGAGATAATAACTTGAAGTGTCGAAATAGCGCCATTCCCTGTCTTCGTTTATGCTGTTTTTCAATTCTACAACGTAACAATACGCGCCGTTTGCGGTGTCCGCCCCGAGGAATGTAAGTGTGAAAAAATCGGAGTTTTTATTCATGTGTTCGTAATCTGCTAAAAGTTCGGTGATTTTTCTCTCCTGGACGGTGTTTGGGTCCCTTTGAATTTGAAGTTTTCCGTTCATGTCGACCTGCCAGCTG from the candidate division WOR-3 bacterium genome contains:
- a CDS encoding ATP-binding cassette domain-containing protein codes for the protein MVKPGELMGLLGPNGAGKSTTIRMIMNIIAPDSGEILFDEKKISNNDFDRIGYLPEERGIYKKFKVSAVLKYFASLKGKEGKDTEKRIDQWLERFDLADWKEKKVEELSKGMSQKVQFIAAVLHDPEILFLDEPFAGLDPVSSEVIKDTVRDLSKEGKTIIFSTHIMEQAEKICDSIFLIDKGVEVVKGPLDKVKENLGKNSVTMEFEGDISFLESTGIVADIISYPRWVEIEIAQGKTPDDLLKAVAGRISVKRFEISRPSLQKIFIDLVGGKKAGK
- a CDS encoding ABC transporter permease — its product is MRKFFCVLKQEFKTVAMNKSFIVFTLLGPVFMIGITVFPMLLMKGTQAKKVTVYVVTEDKNLAAAMEIRLKNSGIDIVKNNDSREVLDSLVGKGVIYGYIIVPESILTQDTFEFVTKDMADYTVVASIEGVLGNYIITQRMIGEGIDPSKIDALTSPPVISAVKLTKEGEKVKQDFMASFFTAITFTMLLYMTILIYGQSIGRSVINEKKTKTVEIILSSVKPFTLMLGKISGQAAASLLQYGFWLSLSFFSLKIIGSRFQNLNVPVLPHGIYGYLISFYILGFLMYSAVYAALGAASEDENNLQQLAMPVIFLLILPMISVSAIIMNPNSAFAVFFSLFPFTAPMVMFLRATISSPPLYQIIIAYGLIVLTIFLLFFIAAKIFRIGILMTGKKFSFKDIMVWLRS
- a CDS encoding aspartyl protease family protein, producing the protein MKKTTLFTAVLAFNFCFFAFQSCSKKSTENEVIDTASTGPTWSGELLDPYEIFEKHYEALGGLENIRREKSNYIEGNITVVGTGLEGTFKQWNEYPLKRKEEVDLTIISQTSGDDGQFSWQVDMNGKLQIQRDPNTVQERKITELLADYEHMNKNSDFFTLTFLGADTANGAYCYVVELKNSINEDREWRYFDTSSYYLVKKIDFKHPYETHTIFSDYREIDGIFCSFRQEIEIMPLKQKQIIEITRYDINPFIEDEIFIMPEEGTPDFVFANGKFSEDIPFDFVEDHIYIEVDIEGEKGLWILDCGASASVISLEYAQELGLELEGTLTGQGVGGTVDVTFATLPPFSLEGLEFKEQRVVAIEIQDFMKKLSRMKVNGILGYDFLSRFVTKIDYANERISFYLPESFEYKGDGTIIDSPLESNMFTVPMSVEDKYQGMWRLDIGATGLSFHHHFAEENDLLDIKGIESISFGADGEISDRRALFDFVRIEDFVVEDLVISIPEEEGIGAFADKRYAGNLGNSVLKHFILYLDYQKQQIILEKGDDFSRDFPRDKSGMGLWDTEEGVEVFFISPGTPSDRAGLEKGDLILSIDGKDINDFETLTEIREIFRSDEGTKIQLKLKRGDEILDIELVLEELF